A genomic window from Fundidesulfovibrio magnetotacticus includes:
- a CDS encoding sulfite exporter TauE/SafE family protein → MDMINEAARFITLDPAGIGFLFIVGFIGGLVSGFIGSGGAFVLTPGMMSLGVPGTVAVASNMCHKFPKALVGSIKRYRYGQVDIKLGLYMAAFAGVGVQVGIKIQNHILSLWGQAGSDLYVSLSFVAVLVVVGGIVMADALKSAKSCGAEQTCSIALRLQKIELWPMVSFQRANLRISLWFLMPVGLATGLLAATIAVGGFVGVPGMIYILGATSLVASATELVIAFVMGLAGSVNWALQGMVDIRLTLIILAGSLLGVQLGAIGTTFVREHMIKIVMGTIMLIVALSRGFAMPKYLAKLGLMEVSDATVALLDKISFAFMVISLLVGAVIILGSMFKARRPAAQAQEQGA, encoded by the coding sequence ATGGACATGATCAACGAGGCCGCCCGCTTCATCACCCTCGATCCGGCGGGCATAGGCTTTCTCTTCATCGTGGGCTTCATCGGGGGCCTGGTCAGCGGCTTCATCGGATCGGGCGGGGCCTTCGTGCTCACGCCGGGCATGATGAGCCTGGGCGTGCCCGGCACCGTGGCCGTGGCCTCCAACATGTGCCACAAGTTCCCCAAGGCCCTGGTGGGCTCCATCAAGCGCTACCGCTACGGCCAGGTGGACATCAAGCTGGGCCTGTACATGGCGGCTTTCGCGGGCGTGGGCGTGCAGGTGGGCATCAAGATCCAGAACCACATCCTCTCCCTGTGGGGGCAGGCAGGGTCCGACCTCTACGTGAGCCTCTCCTTCGTGGCCGTGCTCGTGGTGGTCGGCGGCATCGTCATGGCCGACGCCCTCAAGTCCGCCAAGAGCTGCGGCGCGGAGCAGACCTGCTCCATCGCCCTGCGCCTGCAGAAGATCGAATTGTGGCCCATGGTCAGCTTCCAGCGTGCCAACCTGCGCATTTCGCTGTGGTTCCTTATGCCGGTGGGTCTGGCCACGGGCCTTCTGGCCGCCACCATCGCAGTGGGCGGCTTCGTGGGCGTGCCGGGCATGATCTACATCCTGGGGGCCACCAGCCTCGTGGCCTCGGCCACCGAGCTGGTGATCGCCTTCGTCATGGGCCTGGCGGGATCGGTGAACTGGGCTCTCCAGGGCATGGTGGACATCCGCCTGACGCTCATCATCCTGGCCGGGTCGCTCCTGGGCGTGCAGCTGGGGGCCATCGGCACCACCTTCGTGCGCGAGCACATGATCAAGATCGTCATGGGAACCATCATGCTCATCGTGGCCCTGTCGCGCGGGTTCGCCATGCCCAAGTACCTGGCCAAGCTGGGCCTCATGGAAGTGAGCGACGCCACCGTGGCCCTGCTGGACAAGATCAGCTTCGCCTTCATGGTGATTTCGCTCCTGGTGGGCGCGGTGATCATCCTGGGCAGCATGTTCAAGGCGCGCCGCCCCGCCGCCCAGGCCCAGGAACAGGGAGCCTGA
- a CDS encoding universal stress protein — protein MPFKRLLASVDESPASLHALRAALDLAGEHGAALTAVAVAPPYQGDLRLVGVSDIRGVLRKPCEQALEAAAGEAARRGLPLATTCEEGEPGQAIADLADSLSADLIVMGRRNTSTMGRLLLGSVTARTIGFSRADVLIVPEGAAVNLRRLVLATDGSRFALEAARKAMDLAWRLDSSLDVVTVVDLPNEYLALAPQASAELTAQARAVLNEAVSLAHALGVSARGTLLEGNAAEAILEHARQGGPGVLILASHGRTGLRRLLMGGVVEWIVAHTDMPVWITKG, from the coding sequence ATGCCCTTCAAGCGTCTGCTCGCGAGCGTCGACGAATCCCCGGCCAGCCTGCACGCCCTGCGCGCGGCCCTGGACCTGGCCGGGGAGCACGGCGCGGCCCTCACGGCCGTGGCCGTGGCGCCCCCCTACCAGGGCGACCTGCGCCTGGTGGGCGTCTCCGACATCCGGGGCGTGCTGCGCAAACCCTGCGAGCAGGCGCTTGAAGCGGCGGCTGGGGAGGCGGCCCGGCGCGGCCTCCCCCTGGCCACGACCTGCGAGGAAGGAGAGCCGGGCCAGGCCATCGCGGACCTGGCCGACTCCCTGAGCGCGGATCTTATCGTCATGGGACGGCGCAACACCTCCACCATGGGGCGCCTGCTCCTGGGCAGCGTCACGGCGCGGACCATAGGCTTCTCGCGCGCAGACGTGCTTATCGTGCCCGAGGGCGCGGCCGTGAACCTCCGCCGCCTGGTGCTGGCCACCGACGGTTCCCGCTTCGCCCTGGAGGCGGCCCGCAAGGCCATGGACCTGGCCTGGCGGCTGGATTCCTCCCTGGACGTGGTCACGGTAGTGGACCTGCCCAACGAATACCTGGCCCTGGCCCCGCAGGCCTCCGCCGAGCTGACCGCCCAGGCGCGCGCGGTGCTCAACGAGGCCGTGTCCCTGGCCCACGCCCTGGGCGTGTCGGCGCGCGGGACGCTCCTGGAGGGCAACGCGGCCGAGGCCATTCTGGAGCACGCCAGACAGGGCGGCCCCGGGGTGCTCATCCTGGCCTCCCACGGGCGCACGGGGCTGCGCCGCCTGCTCATGGGCGGCGTGGTGGAGTGGATCGTGGCCCACACCGACATGCCCGTCTGGATCACCAAGGGCTAG
- a CDS encoding EVE domain-containing protein: MAQAFWLLKTEPGCYSIADLAAAPDRTTAWTGVRNFQARNFLRDAMAVGDLALFYHSVTAPSAVGVAEVVRAGYPDPTAFDPEDRHFDPRSTPERPQWFAVDVRLAETFARPVPLAAMRLVPDLAGMELLRRGSRLSVMPVTPRDFELVRAMGREE; this comes from the coding sequence ATGGCCCAAGCCTTCTGGCTTCTGAAAACCGAACCCGGCTGCTACTCCATCGCCGACCTGGCCGCCGCGCCCGACCGGACCACCGCCTGGACCGGCGTGCGCAACTTCCAGGCGCGCAACTTCCTGCGCGACGCCATGGCCGTGGGCGATCTGGCGCTCTTCTACCACAGCGTCACCGCCCCCTCGGCCGTAGGCGTGGCCGAGGTGGTGCGCGCCGGCTACCCGGACCCCACCGCCTTCGACCCCGAAGACCGCCACTTCGACCCCCGCTCCACCCCGGAACGCCCCCAGTGGTTCGCCGTGGACGTGCGCCTGGCCGAGACCTTCGCCCGACCCGTGCCCCTGGCGGCCATGCGCCTGGTCCCGGACCTGGCGGGCATGGAGCTTTTGCGCCGGGGCTCGCGGCTCTCGGTGATGCCCGTGACGCCCCGCGATTTCGAGCTCGTGCGGGCCATGGGCCGGGAGGAGTGA
- a CDS encoding TetR/AcrR family transcriptional regulator — MPTMPRRDRPRYGHRETIDHQSETVRRILDAAATLFAEHCYEGTRIDDIAARAGVNKATIYYHIGGKERVYQVVLLRHFTELADRMEERMAGCEDPLEGLRLVVRLHAEAFMADNRLPRTVAHEMAGGSRRITPEIVAAYGRIHAITARHLRAGVAAGRLRDVKPGALQVLLAGSLLVSTINAPFREQLSSVLMPGEMASLEEMAALLEDILARYLVRA; from the coding sequence ATGCCCACCATGCCCCGCCGCGACAGGCCCCGCTACGGCCACAGGGAAACCATCGACCACCAGTCCGAGACGGTGCGCCGCATCCTGGACGCCGCCGCCACACTCTTCGCGGAGCACTGCTACGAGGGCACGCGCATCGACGACATCGCGGCCCGGGCCGGGGTGAACAAGGCCACCATCTATTACCACATCGGCGGCAAGGAGCGCGTCTACCAGGTGGTGCTCCTGCGCCACTTCACCGAGCTGGCCGACAGGATGGAGGAGCGCATGGCCGGGTGCGAGGACCCGCTTGAGGGCTTGCGCCTGGTGGTGCGCCTGCACGCCGAGGCCTTCATGGCCGACAACCGCCTGCCGCGCACCGTGGCCCACGAGATGGCCGGGGGCTCGCGGCGCATCACCCCGGAGATCGTGGCCGCCTACGGGCGCATCCACGCCATCACGGCGCGCCACCTGCGCGCCGGGGTGGCCGCGGGCCGTCTGCGCGACGTGAAGCCGGGCGCGCTCCAGGTGCTCCTGGCGGGCTCGCTCCTGGTGAGCACCATCAACGCCCCCTTCCGCGAGCAGCTCTCCAGCGTGCTCATGCCCGGCGAGATGGCCTCCCTCGAGGAGATGGCCGCGCTGCTCGAAGACATCCTCGCGCGGTATCTGGTCCGCGCCTGA
- a CDS encoding nuclear transport factor 2 family protein, translating into MLVDEETARKLAESLVAAFNDRDEARLHALFREDVVMRSPVIYQLMGAEGVLRGREAVAPYLRLVYTQLGHTRFRLQGVYCGAGSFAMRCSTVFEKEAVEFFEVDDKGLITSWNACFDSLKLP; encoded by the coding sequence ATGCTCGTGGACGAGGAAACCGCCCGAAAGCTCGCCGAATCTCTGGTCGCCGCCTTCAACGACCGCGACGAGGCCCGGCTGCACGCCCTCTTCCGCGAGGACGTGGTGATGCGCAGCCCCGTCATCTACCAGCTCATGGGGGCCGAGGGCGTCCTGCGCGGGCGCGAGGCCGTCGCCCCTTATTTGCGCCTGGTCTACACGCAGCTGGGCCACACCCGGTTCCGGCTCCAGGGCGTTTATTGCGGCGCGGGTTCCTTCGCCATGCGCTGCTCCACCGTGTTCGAGAAGGAGGCCGTGGAGTTCTTCGAGGTGGACGACAAGGGCCTCATCACCTCCTGGAACGCCTGCTTCGATTCGCTCAAGCTGCCCTGA
- a CDS encoding UbiD family decarboxylase produces MPQTPGSCRDLTDHLELLKANGLLHVVDRPIDKDSELHPLVRWQYRGHIPEPERKAFLFTNVTDAKGRSYPGAAVAVGALAGNRAIYALGMGCPEEAIGDTWIRAMANPVAPRVVEKAPCQEVVLTGDDLKGEGRGLDALPIPVSTPGWDTAPYFTAALWVSRDPDSGIQNLGLYRGNLKAGDRVAVMMERSTLAGGGVHWEKYRKRGEPMPVAAVLGAPPLVAFTGPQKLPLDVDELTVAGALAGSPVEVVRCKTVDLLVPAHAQVIVEGTIDTARLEPEGPFGESHGYMALEEYNYSMTVTAITRRANYVISSIISQVTPCESSVIKKVAYEPLYLAHLRDTLNIKGVTRVSMHEPLTNLRRFLFVSVKAGTPRTEIWRALEGAASFTPAIGKFCIAIDEDIDPENADHVLWAMAYRCNPAQDTHVIPFRGPGHGPKLKGSDGDATMLVDATAKGTYPPVALPKREYMERARALWEELGLPRLTPESPWSGYSLGDWSEEWDACALRAAKGDWMANGRRSAANMSATASPQEPAVGIVFKE; encoded by the coding sequence ATGCCCCAGACGCCCGGCTCCTGCCGCGACCTGACCGATCACCTGGAGCTGCTCAAGGCCAACGGCCTGCTCCACGTGGTGGACCGCCCCATCGACAAGGACAGCGAACTGCACCCCCTGGTGCGCTGGCAGTACCGGGGGCACATCCCCGAACCCGAGCGCAAGGCTTTCCTCTTCACCAACGTCACCGACGCCAAGGGCCGCTCCTACCCCGGAGCGGCCGTGGCCGTGGGCGCGCTGGCGGGCAACCGGGCCATCTACGCCCTGGGCATGGGCTGCCCCGAGGAGGCCATCGGGGACACGTGGATCAGGGCCATGGCCAATCCCGTGGCCCCGCGCGTGGTGGAGAAGGCCCCCTGCCAGGAGGTGGTGCTCACCGGCGACGACCTCAAGGGCGAGGGCAGGGGCCTGGACGCCCTGCCCATCCCGGTCTCCACGCCGGGCTGGGACACGGCCCCCTATTTCACGGCCGCCCTCTGGGTGAGCCGCGACCCGGACTCCGGCATCCAGAACCTGGGGCTCTACCGGGGCAATCTCAAGGCCGGCGACCGCGTGGCCGTGATGATGGAGCGCTCCACCCTGGCGGGCGGCGGCGTGCACTGGGAGAAGTACCGCAAGCGCGGCGAGCCCATGCCCGTGGCCGCCGTGCTGGGCGCGCCGCCCCTGGTGGCCTTCACCGGCCCCCAGAAGCTGCCCCTGGACGTGGACGAGCTCACCGTGGCGGGCGCGCTGGCCGGCAGCCCCGTGGAAGTGGTGCGCTGCAAGACCGTGGACCTCCTCGTGCCCGCCCACGCCCAGGTGATCGTGGAGGGCACCATCGACACCGCCCGCCTGGAGCCCGAAGGCCCCTTCGGGGAATCCCACGGCTACATGGCCCTGGAGGAGTACAACTACTCCATGACCGTCACGGCCATCACCCGGCGCGCCAACTACGTGATCAGCTCCATCATCAGCCAGGTGACGCCCTGCGAGTCCAGCGTGATCAAGAAGGTGGCCTACGAGCCCCTCTACCTGGCCCACCTGCGCGACACCCTGAACATCAAGGGCGTCACGCGCGTCTCCATGCACGAGCCGCTCACCAACCTGCGCCGCTTCCTGTTCGTCAGCGTGAAAGCGGGCACGCCGCGCACCGAGATTTGGCGAGCCCTGGAGGGCGCGGCCTCCTTCACCCCGGCCATCGGCAAGTTCTGCATCGCCATCGACGAGGACATCGACCCCGAAAACGCCGACCATGTGCTTTGGGCCATGGCCTACCGCTGCAACCCCGCCCAGGACACCCACGTGATCCCCTTCCGGGGGCCGGGGCACGGGCCCAAGCTCAAGGGCTCCGACGGCGACGCCACCATGCTCGTGGACGCCACCGCCAAGGGGACCTACCCCCCCGTGGCACTGCCCAAGCGCGAATACATGGAGCGCGCCCGCGCCCTCTGGGAGGAGCTGGGCCTGCCCCGGCTCACGCCCGAGTCGCCCTGGAGCGGCTACTCCCTGGGCGACTGGTCCGAGGAGTGGGACGCCTGCGCCCTGCGCGCCGCCAAGGGCGACTGGATGGCCAACGGGCGGCGCAGCGCCGCCAACATGAGCGCCACGGCCAGCCCCCAGGAGCCCGCCGTGGGCATCGTCTTCAAGGAGTAG
- a CDS encoding UbiD family decarboxylase produces MQKGFKKQYDDLDDHLAKLDKAGLLWTVDAPMNKDRHLHPFVRWGYVGDVGTVTSNNPKRAFLFTNVTDSKGRSYKGDCDVVVGVTAGSPAIYAASLGIEDSGEDISALGQKIYEKWVHAFQNPVAAVEIPSEEAPVHELILEGEALKGGADKGLDTLPVPNNTPGWDTAPYFSAGLWITKDLDTGVENISQNRCSLKASDRMTGMWLIQTGGGAHNNWVKYKERGEKMPVALIVGAPPLLQVVGPQKTPENLNDLDVAGGLAGAPFRKVRCKTVPLWAPADAQIIIEGWIDPSKLEMEAPFGESYGNMSVEEYNHSIEVTAITRRRKATITSMISQMAPSESGVIKQLNYSAVMLNHLKNVLYIRQVKDVALHGPMIGVSRFTVIVLEKNTPKTEIWRALEAATTAMRSVGKITVAVDEDINPNNVEEVLWAIAYRTDLMKSVKIVDHQANGHAPKLRDRPWEAKLMIDATMHYAMPPVALPTKEIMEEARELWNQAGLPPVTPRWKWFGYSLGDWCDEWTRCAERAVAGDWLINGLRTALLVDTDAVGGPTAGVPRKGVVTWNEKTSQVDYPEGFPLKDDFETDQ; encoded by the coding sequence ATGCAAAAGGGATTCAAGAAGCAGTATGACGACCTGGACGACCACCTGGCCAAGCTCGACAAGGCGGGGCTCCTCTGGACCGTCGACGCCCCCATGAACAAGGACCGCCACCTCCACCCCTTCGTGCGCTGGGGCTACGTGGGCGACGTTGGCACCGTGACCAGCAACAACCCCAAGCGGGCCTTCCTCTTCACCAACGTCACCGACTCCAAGGGCCGCTCCTACAAGGGCGACTGCGACGTGGTGGTGGGCGTCACGGCGGGTTCCCCCGCCATCTACGCCGCGTCCCTGGGCATCGAGGACTCCGGCGAGGACATCTCCGCCCTGGGCCAGAAGATCTACGAAAAGTGGGTGCACGCCTTCCAGAATCCCGTGGCCGCCGTGGAGATCCCTTCCGAGGAGGCTCCGGTGCACGAGCTGATCCTTGAAGGCGAGGCCCTCAAGGGCGGCGCGGACAAGGGCCTGGACACCCTCCCCGTGCCCAACAACACCCCGGGCTGGGACACCGCCCCCTACTTCTCCGCCGGGCTGTGGATCACCAAGGATCTCGACACCGGCGTCGAGAACATCAGCCAGAACCGGTGCAGCCTCAAGGCCTCGGACCGCATGACGGGCATGTGGCTCATCCAGACGGGCGGCGGCGCGCACAACAACTGGGTGAAGTACAAGGAGCGCGGCGAGAAGATGCCCGTGGCGCTCATCGTGGGCGCTCCGCCCCTGCTCCAGGTGGTGGGCCCCCAGAAGACCCCCGAGAACCTCAACGACCTCGACGTGGCCGGCGGCCTGGCAGGCGCGCCCTTCCGCAAGGTGCGCTGCAAGACCGTGCCCCTGTGGGCCCCCGCCGACGCCCAGATCATCATCGAAGGCTGGATCGACCCCTCCAAGCTGGAGATGGAGGCCCCCTTCGGCGAGTCCTACGGCAACATGAGCGTGGAGGAGTACAACCACTCCATCGAGGTCACGGCCATCACCCGGCGCAGGAAGGCCACCATCACCTCCATGATTTCCCAGATGGCCCCCTCCGAGTCGGGCGTGATCAAGCAGCTCAACTACTCGGCGGTGATGCTCAACCACCTCAAGAACGTGCTCTACATCCGCCAGGTGAAGGACGTGGCCCTGCACGGCCCCATGATCGGCGTCTCGCGCTTCACGGTCATCGTGCTGGAGAAGAACACGCCCAAGACCGAGATCTGGCGCGCCCTGGAGGCCGCCACCACGGCCATGCGCTCCGTGGGCAAGATCACCGTGGCCGTGGACGAGGACATCAACCCCAACAACGTGGAGGAGGTGCTCTGGGCCATCGCCTACCGCACCGACCTCATGAAGTCCGTGAAGATCGTGGACCACCAGGCCAACGGACACGCCCCCAAGCTGCGCGACCGCCCCTGGGAGGCCAAGCTCATGATCGACGCCACCATGCACTACGCCATGCCCCCCGTGGCCCTGCCCACGAAGGAGATCATGGAGGAGGCCCGCGAGCTGTGGAACCAGGCCGGGCTGCCCCCCGTGACCCCGCGCTGGAAGTGGTTCGGCTACAGCCTGGGCGACTGGTGCGACGAATGGACCAGGTGCGCCGAGCGCGCCGTGGCGGGCGACTGGCTTATCAACGGCCTGCGCACGGCCCTGCTGGTGGACACCGACGCCGTGGGCGGCCCCACTGCGGGCGTGCCCCGCAAGGGCGTTGTAACCTGGAACGAAAAGACCAGCCAGGTGGACTATCCCGAAGGCTTCCCCCTCAAGGACGACTTCGAAACCGACCAGTAG
- a CDS encoding UbiX family flavin prenyltransferase, producing the protein MRRLVVGISGASGVLYGVRLLEALRTVPDVETHLVVSKGAELTLRLETDRSLQSVQALAHVVHDNANLAASISSGSFPALGMAVVPCSMKSLAQIALSLNDNLLTRAADVTLKERRKLVIVPRETPLHLGHLRHMTALAETGAVILPPAPSFYHGPQTIMDIVDQTVGKVLDQFGLEHDLFRRWSGAHGA; encoded by the coding sequence ATGCGAAGACTCGTCGTCGGCATCTCGGGGGCCAGCGGCGTCCTCTACGGCGTGCGCCTCCTGGAGGCGCTGCGGACCGTGCCGGACGTGGAAACCCACCTCGTCGTCAGCAAGGGCGCGGAACTCACCCTGCGCCTGGAAACCGACCGTTCCCTGCAAAGCGTCCAGGCCCTGGCCCACGTGGTGCACGACAACGCCAACCTGGCGGCCTCCATCTCCAGCGGCTCGTTCCCGGCCCTGGGCATGGCGGTGGTCCCCTGCTCCATGAAGAGCCTGGCCCAGATCGCCCTGTCGCTCAACGACAACCTCCTCACCCGCGCCGCCGACGTGACGCTCAAGGAACGCCGCAAGCTGGTGATCGTCCCGCGCGAAACGCCCCTGCATCTGGGACACCTGCGCCACATGACCGCCCTGGCCGAAACCGGCGCGGTGATCCTGCCCCCCGCCCCCTCGTTCTACCACGGTCCGCAGACCATCATGGACATCGTGGACCAGACCGTGGGCAAGGTGCTCGACCAGTTCGGGCTGGAGCACGACCTCTTCCGCCGCTGGAGCGGCGCGCACGGGGCGTAG
- a CDS encoding AzlD domain-containing protein, translated as MDQTEIFLTILGMALATYLPRLAPALFFASRPMPEALRRFLAVVPPAVLGALLAQSVLLERGQLKLTPDNLFLWAALLTGFLAWRTRGFFGPVLAGMALVAGARAFLAG; from the coding sequence ATGGACCAGACCGAGATCTTCCTGACCATCCTGGGCATGGCCCTGGCAACCTACCTGCCCCGGCTCGCGCCCGCCCTGTTCTTCGCCTCGCGGCCCATGCCCGAGGCCCTGCGCCGGTTCCTGGCGGTGGTGCCCCCGGCGGTGCTGGGGGCGCTCCTGGCCCAGTCGGTGCTGCTGGAGCGGGGGCAGCTCAAGCTCACGCCGGACAACCTGTTTCTCTGGGCCGCGCTGCTCACCGGGTTCCTGGCGTGGCGCACGCGGGGGTTCTTCGGCCCGGTGCTGGCCGGGATGGCCCTGGTGGCGGGGGCGAGGGCCTTTCTCGCTGGGTGA
- a CDS encoding AzlC family ABC transporter permease yields MPQAPTRSEPSAFTQALPIVMGYLPVGFAYGVLAVKAGLGVANAGLMSVLVFAGSAQLIGVEMLGAGAPALSVIATTFVVNLRHVLFSAALSPHLSGWPRARIARFCFQLTDETFALHATRLNNHQQSTAKTLAINAFAQLAWIAGSLAGALAGGLVPDVRPLGLDFALPAMFAVLLTGQLAGRAHALAAVLGAGLCLAISRTPAAPYAVLAGAVAAAGIASLTPWAAPRSGGGRGGDQAPGVPGPGRDQTGAGPEPDRDGAGPASGR; encoded by the coding sequence ATGCCACAGGCCCCCACCCGCTCCGAACCCTCGGCCTTCACCCAGGCCCTGCCCATCGTGATGGGCTACCTGCCCGTGGGCTTCGCCTACGGCGTGCTGGCCGTGAAGGCGGGCCTGGGCGTGGCCAACGCGGGGCTCATGTCCGTTTTGGTGTTCGCGGGGTCGGCCCAGCTCATCGGGGTGGAGATGCTGGGCGCGGGCGCGCCCGCCCTCTCGGTGATCGCCACCACGTTCGTGGTGAACCTGCGCCACGTGCTCTTCTCGGCGGCGCTCTCGCCGCACCTCTCGGGCTGGCCCAGGGCGCGCATCGCCCGCTTCTGCTTCCAGCTCACGGACGAGACCTTCGCCCTGCACGCCACGCGCTTAAACAACCATCAGCAATCCACCGCGAAGACCCTGGCCATCAACGCCTTCGCCCAGCTGGCCTGGATCGCCGGGAGCCTGGCCGGGGCCCTGGCCGGGGGGCTGGTGCCCGACGTGCGCCCACTGGGGCTGGATTTCGCCCTGCCCGCCATGTTCGCCGTGCTGCTCACCGGGCAGCTGGCCGGACGCGCCCACGCCCTGGCCGCCGTGCTCGGGGCGGGGCTGTGCCTCGCGATCTCCCGGACTCCGGCCGCGCCCTACGCCGTGTTGGCCGGAGCCGTGGCCGCCGCCGGGATCGCCTCCCTGACTCCCTGGGCCGCGCCGCGCAGCGGCGGAGGCCGGGGCGGAGACCAAGCCCCGGGCGTCCCCGGTCCGGGCCGTGATCAAACAGGAGCCGGGCCGGAGCCGGACCGCGACGGGGCCGGACCCGCCAGCGGGCGCTGA
- a CDS encoding molybdopterin-dependent oxidoreductase, whose amino-acid sequence MSVTRTVTTCTRDCPSCCGLVAVARDGVLQAIEGNPAHPLNRGGRCRKMRAYVARVNSPERVLHPMRREGVSWRRVSWAQALDELADRLGEAASSSGPESILHYQGYGERTALKLLNGRFFAHLGGATGLAGSLCSGTAYAAMALDFGTRLSHDPLDHQNSRTLVLWGRNPAATQFNMARILARARKNGATVWLVDPAATESLALAHRHVRPAPGADLHLALAAARHALEQGWEDKDFLRGRSEGFEAFRALAFARPVEEHARLAGVPPEDARGLAHALCRERPAAVLLGWGLHRHVDAHLGVRAIDALQALAGNVGVPGGGVSQGFEEYGPYDQSVWGEHLHLPRRAVLLPDLARSMEACRSPRLRAAVVSAANPACMAPDSEAVARAFRALEFTAYMGHFLDDTARLAHLFLPCATFLEEDDVVASYGHNYLGPVNRACAPRGECRSQFAVYQDLAARFPFAKDYVKPLDDWLSIICRPFLDKGFTLEDIRRGPVRDPDAPMVPWREGPFDTPSGRFRFLDALEFGPEASDGRPLTLLTTGSPEHLCSELTPAEHDPLPVARVHPDAGRSQGVADGEPAWMESDLGRVKVLVSFDAAQRPDVCLCRRGGWIAAGHGLNRLIPAGASALGNGTPYYRARVSLRPAVPVDSAGHGQ is encoded by the coding sequence ATGAGCGTCACGCGCACCGTCACCACCTGCACGCGCGATTGTCCCAGCTGCTGCGGCCTGGTGGCCGTGGCCAGGGACGGCGTGCTCCAGGCCATCGAGGGCAACCCGGCGCATCCCCTCAACCGGGGCGGTCGCTGCCGCAAGATGCGCGCCTACGTGGCGCGCGTGAACAGCCCCGAGCGCGTGCTCCACCCCATGCGGCGCGAGGGCGTCTCCTGGCGGCGCGTGAGCTGGGCCCAGGCCCTGGACGAACTGGCCGACCGGCTGGGCGAGGCCGCCTCGTCGTCCGGGCCCGAGTCCATCCTGCACTACCAGGGCTACGGCGAGCGTACGGCCCTCAAGCTCCTGAACGGCCGCTTCTTCGCCCACCTGGGCGGGGCCACGGGGCTTGCGGGCTCGCTGTGCAGCGGCACGGCCTACGCCGCCATGGCGCTCGATTTCGGCACGCGACTCTCCCACGACCCCCTGGACCATCAGAACAGCCGCACCCTGGTGCTCTGGGGTCGCAACCCGGCGGCCACCCAGTTCAACATGGCGCGCATCCTGGCCCGGGCGCGCAAGAACGGAGCGACCGTCTGGCTGGTGGACCCGGCCGCCACCGAAAGTCTCGCGCTGGCCCACCGCCACGTGCGGCCCGCCCCGGGCGCGGACCTCCACCTGGCCCTGGCCGCTGCCCGCCACGCCCTGGAACAGGGCTGGGAGGACAAGGACTTCCTGCGTGGGCGCTCTGAGGGCTTCGAGGCCTTCCGCGCCCTGGCCTTCGCGCGGCCGGTGGAGGAGCACGCCCGGCTGGCGGGCGTCCCCCCCGAGGACGCGCGCGGCCTGGCCCACGCCCTTTGCCGGGAGCGCCCGGCCGCCGTGCTCCTGGGCTGGGGCCTGCACCGCCACGTGGACGCCCACCTGGGCGTGCGCGCAATCGACGCCCTCCAGGCCCTGGCGGGCAACGTGGGCGTGCCCGGCGGCGGCGTGAGCCAGGGCTTCGAGGAATACGGCCCGTACGACCAGTCCGTCTGGGGCGAACACCTCCACCTGCCGCGCCGCGCGGTGCTCCTGCCCGACCTGGCCCGCTCCATGGAGGCCTGCCGCTCGCCGCGCCTGCGCGCGGCGGTGGTCAGCGCGGCCAACCCCGCGTGCATGGCCCCGGACTCCGAGGCCGTGGCCCGGGCTTTCAGGGCTTTGGAGTTCACGGCGTACATGGGCCATTTCCTGGACGACACGGCCCGGCTGGCCCACCTCTTCCTCCCCTGCGCGACGTTTCTCGAAGAGGACGACGTGGTGGCCTCCTACGGCCACAACTACCTGGGGCCGGTGAACAGGGCCTGCGCGCCCCGGGGCGAGTGCCGTTCCCAGTTCGCCGTCTACCAGGACCTGGCCGCGCGCTTCCCCTTCGCAAAGGACTACGTGAAGCCCCTGGACGACTGGCTGTCCATCATCTGCCGCCCCTTCCTGGACAAGGGCTTCACCCTGGAGGACATCCGGCGCGGCCCCGTGCGCGACCCGGACGCCCCCATGGTCCCCTGGCGCGAGGGGCCTTTCGACACCCCCTCGGGGCGCTTCCGCTTCCTGGACGCCCTGGAATTCGGCCCTGAAGCGTCCGACGGCCGCCCCCTCACGCTCCTCACCACCGGCAGCCCGGAGCATCTGTGTTCCGAGCTGACCCCGGCCGAGCACGACCCCCTGCCCGTGGCGCGCGTCCACCCCGACGCCGGGCGCTCCCAGGGCGTCGCCGACGGCGAGCCCGCCTGGATGGAAAGCGACCTGGGGAGGGTGAAGGTGCTCGTAAGCTTCGACGCGGCCCAGCGACCGGACGTGTGCCTGTGCCGTCGGGGCGGCTGGATCGCGGCCGGGCACGGCCTGAACCGCCTGATCCCGGCCGGGGCCAGCGCCCTGGGCAACGGCACGCCCTACTACCGCGCCCGCGTGAGTCTGCGCCCGGCGGTCCCGGTTGACAGCGCCGGGCACGGGCAGTAG